The genomic window TCGATGATTAAGGATCCTCTTATTGATATATCTGTTTCTGTTAACAATGAAACAGGTGAATTGCTCTTTAACGTTGTAAATAACATTAGTCCCCAGGAAAACAAGGATGAAGGAGAAATTGGAATTGGCCTTGCTAACGTAAAGAGGAGGCTTGCGCTATTGTATCCTGAAAAGCATCATTTAAAAATTGAACGGGCTAGAAACCTTTTTAATGTCGAACTTCAAATTAAACTTACATAATGAACTGTCTGGTTGTTGATGACGAAAAGCTGGCACTTGAACTTTTGGAAGATAACGTCAAAAAGGTTCCCTTTCTCTCACTGTCATTTTCCTGCCGGAATTCAATGGAGGCATTAGAGGTTTTAAAGGAGAATAAAATAGATCTTATATTTCTGGACATCAAAATGCCGGGACTAACGGGACTCGAATTTATACAGACGCTTCAAAAC from Arcticibacter tournemirensis includes these protein-coding regions:
- a CDS encoding LytR/AlgR family response regulator transcription factor, which produces MNCLVVDDEKLALELLEDNVKKVPFLSLSFSCRNSMEALEVLKENKIDLIFLDIKMPGLTGLEFIQTLQN